The Mastacembelus armatus chromosome 4, fMasArm1.2, whole genome shotgun sequence genome segment TAATTTCAAACATGATTCACAAGCAATCACGTCTGATCCACAACGTTATAGGGTCTACTCTATAACTATATCACAATGTAAAACCATAAGGTCACATCATgttgttgaaaataaaagctcaaatgttttctttgttcttacGGTTAATAAAATACAGCTAATCTTAACCCTTGAAGATGAAAATTAGTGTACCTGTGACATTAAAGGGTTAATACAGGTTGTTCCTCCGGCTGTGAAGTTACAGAAAACCTTAACAGCATCACAGGGACAGCCCTGGTTGGGATCCATGTAGAAGTATCCTGAAAGATCATGGACATTAGGCAAAGAGTGTATCATCAGTCACAGATTGTCAGTGATGTGATGGTCATCAGCCCCTTCAGACTCTCACCGTCATTCAGGTGTGGGTGTATCAGTCCCAGCTCGTAGCAGGTGGTGGCGGGGTCCTCTTTGGTCCCCTGGGGCCAGCTGAAGGACTCCTCAGCTTCATCCCCTTGAAACCATCTCCTGGAGACCGCCCTGGGGTGCTACAGAGCAATCCATCATTCAGGCATTCAATCACACAACCACACATTCAACCAGTCAGCCAACTATCGATTACAATTGAATGTAAAACATAACCCTAAAGCAAACTGGGCACaatgtgtatgtgagaagaaggtTTGTACCAACTTTTTGTTGTCCTGTTTGCTTTAGGAGGCTGATTGTTGGTCTGGACCTTTTCAGCTGAGATCTTGTTCTGGGCCTTGGCTCAGTAGTTCTTTGACCTGGTGCACCTGGTTTTCCCTGTAACAGAAATGACTTTGCTTTCAGAGCACTGTACAAAGTTTTGAGAACTCTTGTTATATGTGCAGAAGGTCTTACTGGAGGTCCACGTTTTCCCTTCACCCCCTTTGGTCCTCTGTGGCCTTGGAAACCTTTCATCCCCTGTAAAGGCCCAGACATAGTCAGGCTCTTTCTGCATCATGAATGCATCAGCATGTGCACCCGTGGTAATGATAGAGGCAACTATCCTGCAATGCTATCtcaacaaacacagactgagaACTGCAAAGTCATACATTAACAGAAAGCAACGAACAGTCTCTCACCATTTTTCCATGCTGGCCCTGTAAAAAAAGACAATTGGAAAGTACCTGAGTGAAATATTACAGTAATCTCTTTTAAATAGCagcatctaaaaacaacatACAGCGTGCCCAAGGAAGCCTTTTCGCCCAGGTGGACCACGGTTGCCTGGATGTCCCTGTGAAATAAGACAGTTCATTGTTCAATGGCTACAGAACATGAAAACAATGCAAAGTACTATGGAACTTACCTGCTTCCCCTTTTCACCCGTTTGACCTTTCAGCCCCAGCAAACCTGGATTTCCctagaattaaaaataaaaatagaatgaaaacaaaatcatgtttaagtatttaaattacatatatataaaataatatgaaCCAACTTTTAGCCCTGGTGGCCCAACTGGTCCCAGTATCCCCATGTCACCTGGGAGACCCTGCATtagaaaaagaagcaggatttacaaactattcctttaaaagtTTTCTGATTGTTCTGAGTGGTTTCATGGAGTAAAAGCACTGAAGCTATAAAACACATGAATTAAACAAGTCAGTATATATACCTTGAATATTGTGAATGTATATGTTCAAGAAGCATGTGTCACTATATGTCTTTACCTTCATACCTCGACCACCAGGTTCACCCGTCTCTCCTCTCAGGCCTGGAATACCCTGTTTcaatgacacaaacactcacatgaACATTAGTGAAACAAATTACTTTATATAATGTGGTTAAACAAACTTGAAAACCTTTGGCCCAGATGGTCCAGGAGGTCCACGTGTTCCTTTTGGCCCAGTTTTACCCTGAGATACAACATGAGATCAGTATGATGCATTTCCCCAGTGCAGTAAACTACATAAAActgatatttatattattgACAATAATGCTGCCTTACCTTAAACCCTTGTgttccagtgtttcctctgaTCCCTGGAGGACCAGGCTTCCCCTAGAAGAAAATGATTGTATTTAATACCACAAAATGCATCTTGAAGTAAAACTAAACCAGATATTTATGAAGGGGAGAACATGGCACACAGGTTTATATTAtttgttgtctgtttttgaaCTTACCCTCTCACCAGGCCTGCCAGGTGTTCCAGGAGCTCCTCTGAAACCATCGTCACCCTTTGCAGTGAGCAGGACCGAGGCTTTAATTAGTCTCATGTGTTGAACAAGAGAATAAACCAGAGGATGAACAGTTTTTCTTACCGGGTCGCCTTCATTACCCTGAACCCCTAGTAACCCGTCCAAACCGTTCAGGCCCTGAGAAAACAATCACAAAGCAGGGGAGCAACAATCATTAAAACATCCCTCCCTCTACATGATAACAGAATAAACTGCACATCATTTTCCTTTCAATAACTCAGATAATCAGTGATTTCACACAGCAGTAATAGATTTGGTAACAtactgaatgtgtgtattttatgtcaGAAGGGATACTTACAGGTTTTCCAGGTCTTCCAGCAGGTCCTGGTCTCGCCGGGGGGCCTTCAGCTCCCTACAAAACACGTTTATTTAGACCTTGAGAGAACTGAAGCAAACTTAGATAATTCAATCCTGTCTCGAATTtggtttttcagaaaccagtGACAGAGATTGAGATAGCTTGTAGACAAAGTACTCTACAAAACTCTAGGCTGCCAACCAGCGGGAGctcactgacagacacaaagCATCAACTTTAGGATGaggtttttaaatttcacatttaaataaaacttacaATATTCCCAGCGGCCCCTTTGGTCCCTTTCCTTCCAGGCTGGCCTCTTTTTCCCTTTATAAAGACAGAGATAGGAGCTAAACCTCACAATTCAGCTGCTCATTTACTCATATGCTGCCAGTTGAATGTGAACATGCTGGAAACCTAATCTGTCCAAAGggacaaatgtatttttaaaacgaAGACGTACTTTTTTTGCTTTAGCTTTTTATTTGAGCTGAACTCTGCTTTGGCTTTACCTTTGGCCCCTGAACTCCTTTAGCTCCTGGAAGCCCAGGAAGACCAGCAGGTCCAGGTCGACCTTTAGCACCAGAAGACCCAATGAAACCCATCTTCCCCACCGTACCCTAAAGTAAAAATACAGCCACTATTTACAGATAACTCTGATTTCAAATTTACCAGCGTTCAATAAGGTTAAATGCTTCCAAGTCTTCACAGTACAAATAAATAAGTCGATAGTTACCAGTGTCCCTTGTGTCCCAGGTTTCCCTTGTGTGCCTTTTTGACCTCGTATGCCCTGGCAAAATACAACGGGTTATAAAATCAGTTTGCATCACGGTGGTTATGTCTTCACACACAATTAAATACACATGACCAGATCATTTGACCAGCACATTATGATGATCTTACCATGTCTCCTTTGATTCCAGGGAGACCAAGCTTGCCCTTCTCACCATGGCTGCCCTGAATTTCACAAacagacagcagagacagaatTAAACACCAGTCAAATATAACTGGATAGATCACATCACAGAGCATTTCattgtgaatgaatgaatgaatgaatgaatgaatgaatggtaCATTACACCTTTGGCCCAGGGATTCCAGTTTTGCCAACCGAACCTCTGATACCTGGCAACCCCTGAAAATTCACAGAAatgtatattgtgtttttacctttagtttttaaaaagtttattggTACAAAATTTGCCTGTTAAACGGCCTAATGAAGCCAATTAGCTCTTTGACCCTTCTACCCAGTTAAATTCTCCTTCCAGATAAAGTAGCAGCTttgcacagcaaacacagacctGCATGGCTTTATTTGACATTTAAGTGCACTCAGTTGGCAGCGTATGTTCAGTTTTATCCTGTTTTAAAGAGGTTTTCATTCAACCGCATGATCATTTGTCTTATGTAGCTTAAAATGATAAGAAAAGATAAACCTGAACATAAGTCAAGTGGACAACACATGGTATCATATAATATTTGGTGTGGAGGTTTTCTAAACGTGTATCTGGCAAATACATAAATCCCATATCAGGTCACATAAAAACATACTGGTGTTGATGGTCCAATTTCTCCAGCAGGGCCACTGCTACCAGGGGGCCCctgaaatgaaaggaaataaaTCTACAGTGTGTATTTCCAGATATGTAATATTCAAACAAGGCCAGACATTCATACGCATCTTATAATAACATTATAGAGCTCACATGTTTAGCCGGTGATGTTTTCATGATGTAAATACAGAATTTTTCTTTTACAATCCGTGAATCCAACTCTCTTACTAACAGTTTGTCCCTGGAAACCCTTCGGGCCTTTGACTCCTGCTGTCCCGGTGTTGCCGCCTGGTCCGAACCGTCCAGGCATGCCTGATGGACCTCTGACGCCTGGCTCACCCTGTCAAATAAGGGTTTTTTTGTCATCTTCACAAATTTTGCACTTGACATTAAAAACCACCATAAAGTCATTTAAAGTCCTCCATCATTGCTTTTGCCAGTTTTAAGGCTGCATGACTGACCTTAAGCCCTGGAACCCCCTGTTTTCCTCTGTCCCCTGATGCACCATTGTGTCCCTGCAAAAGATTGTGGACAGAAAAAaggagcagagaaaacacaatgtcCTCTTTTAGTCAACCAGCAGTAGGTCTTCACAGGGATATTTTAGGGATCAGATGAGACGTTTGGAATCTGCACTtttcagacagaaagagactcAAAGATCTAAACATGTACAATGAAACTGGTATTATAATCTTAATAACAATCATATAACTCTTAACTTACCTGTTTCCCTGGTGGCCCCTTTGTTCCCTGTGGTCCTTTATTGCCTCTGTCACCTTCAGTTCCCTTTGGGCCTTTCTGTCCAGGAGGTCCTGTGCTTCCCTTGTCACCCTGCAAtgtaagtaaaacaaacaattttatgttttattgaaaGTAATTATGTTCGATCTACATGCAAGGTACGTGTGTAATTGTATGCTGCATCTTTCAGGTCTTCAGAGGATGTAATAAACTCAAATGTGCAATAGAATAATCTCGTTTTGATACTGATTATAAATGAAATGACgcattaatatatataaataatattaataattatataaattgaCATTTACTCACAGATGTGCCTTTTTGTCCAACTGGCCCCTCGGGTCCTCTCATTCCAACTAGGccctaaaaacaaaattactgcATTTACACTAACACACAATCAAGATGAACACTGTTTTCGTACAGTCGAACAGGCTGACTACACACTTAAATGAACGAAAATATTCATACTAATTAAATATATGACCAACACAGTCTAATCAATCTACCTCCTCACCATCGAGACCAGCAACTCCCTTCTCCCCCATCGCCCCTGTTGACCCCTGCGGATAGAGACGAACAGAAATCCCTGAGTGATGAATCACTGAATCGATTAGTTCTGGAATTAATTCACAGCGAACTCTGTTTCTATGCTGCTGCTGTATACAACATAGGAACGGTCcatttaaacagaataaatcaGCAGTAAAAACGTTCTACCTTATCTCCTTTGACACCAGCTGATCCACTTGGTCCTTGAGCTCCATCTCTACCCTGAGcaggagaaaataaataca includes the following:
- the LOC113129333 gene encoding collagen alpha-3(V) chain, translating into MPGRFGPGGNTGTAGVKGPKGFQGQTGPPGSSGPAGEIGPSTPGLPGIRGSVGKTGIPGPKGSHGEKGKLGLPGIKGDMGIRGQKGTQGKPGTQGTLGTVGKMGFIGSSGAKGRPGPAGLPGLPGAKGVQGPKGKRGQPGRKGTKGAAGNIGAEGPPARPGPAGRPGKPGLNGLDGLLGVQGNEGDPGDDGFRGAPGTPGRPGERGKPGPPGIRGNTGTQGFKGKTGPKGTRGPPGPSGPKGIPGLRGETGEPGGRGMKGLPGDMGILGPVGPPGLKGNPGLLGLKGQTGEKGKQGHPGNRGPPGRKGFLGHAGQHGKMGMKGFQGHRGPKGVKGKRGPPGKPGAPGQRTTEPRPRTRSQLKRSRPTISLLKQTGQQKHPRAVSRRWFQGDEAEESFSWPQGTKEDPATTCYELGLIHPHLNDGYFYMDPNQGCPCDAVKVFCNFTAGGTTCINPLMSQITFRLEPEKQKSSQSVQWFIQQHGGNKFEYAGMDVVQLRFLRLHSHTSSQHMTVSCTASDSNRFIHFLGDSGKEIDSHFITVSRKGCEVEVVVKVRGSTEIHRGDMELLPVRDLGVELKGLSPLIPQVTVVLGPLCFL